Proteins encoded by one window of Camelus bactrianus isolate YW-2024 breed Bactrian camel chromosome 9, ASM4877302v1, whole genome shotgun sequence:
- the KLK1 gene encoding kallikrein-1 — protein sequence MRALKSSPGRFPSSKLTACLRLDTAVTMWFLILCLALSLAGTGAVPQIQSRIIGGWECEKHSQPWQAALYYFSKFQCGGVLVDPQWVLTAAHCINDNYQIWLGRHNLFEDEDTAQFALVSNVFPHPEFNLSLLKNHTNLPGKDYSHDLMLLRLEEPVQITEAVQVLELPTQEPQLDSTCYASGWGSTEPDKFTYPDDLQCVDLTLLPNEVCANAHPEKVTEFMLCAGDLEGGKDTCVGDSGGPLICEGMLQGITSWGHIPCGSPNKPAVYTKVISHVEWIKQTMADNP from the exons ATGAGGGCTTTAAAAAGCTCCCCAGGGAGGTTCCCCAGCTCCAAGCTCACCGCCTGTCTGCGCCTGGACACCGCTGTCACCATGTGGTTCCTGATTCTGTGCCTTGCCCTGTCCCTGGCAGGGACTG GTGCTGTGCCCCAAATCCAGTCCCGGATCATAGGAGGCTGGGAGTGTGAGAAGCATTCCCAACCCTGGCAGGCGGCTCTGTACTATTTCAGCAAGTTCCAGTGTGGGGGCGTCCTGGTGGACCCCCAGTGGGTGCTCACAGCTGCTCACTGCATAAACGA caaTTACCAGATCTGGCTGGGTCGCCACAACCTGTTTGAGGACGAAGACACAGCCCAGTTTGCCCTTGTCAGCAACGTCTTCCCACACCCTGAGTTCAACCTGAGCCTCCTGAAGAACCACACTAACCTCCCCGGAAAGGACTACAGCCACGATCTCATGCTGCTCCGCCTGGAGGAGCCCGTCCAGATCACAGAGGCTGTGCAGGTCCTGGAGCTGCCCACCCAGGAACCCCAACTGGATAGCACCTGCTATGCCTCCGGCTGGGGCAGCACTGAACCAGATAAGT TCACATACCCAGATGATCTCCAGTGTGTGGACCTCACTCTCCTGCCCAATGAGGTATGTGCCAATGCCCACCCTGAGAAGGTGACAGAGTTCATGCTGTGTGCTGGAGACCTGGAGGGCGGCAAGGACACCTGCGTG GGTGACTCGGGGGGCCCGCTGATCTGCGAGGGTATGTTGCAAGGAATCACGTCATGGGGCCATATCCCGTGTGGTAGCCCCAATAAGCCCGCCGTCTACACCAAAGTGATTTCACATGTGGAGTGGATCAAGCAGACAATGGCTGACAACCCCTGA
- the LOC123614568 gene encoding uncharacterized protein LOC123614568 isoform X3, with the protein MRVRQFCEQHQRRAMKGKAPFRVWAGPEGEATGISSTAVARAALAEAGQAPATSQPQSGRPDPVRSLTVDPVSSWEEDRKFVLRGWCLVFSILATLMVLSVLDGRMAYLQGSYTGYLGFWTDCRKHKCVSLGQVTVLIHMSMGFMMLALVLCLVLLPTMSLSFRPVFRRLNKADLVFSSLSLSIGFLIVLSLTLFVVNCETLQPRPQVSYLMTTYLCWSGGALMLWAAEHPEVHARTAAVRPRLQVHRGRAPVHFPPQDPPLSLSKQWHPSFSGH; encoded by the exons ATGAGGGTCAGGCAATTCTGTGAACAGCACCAAAGGCGGGCCATGAAGGGGAAGGCCCCCTTCCGGGTGTGGGCGGGGCCAGAAGGGGAAGCAACTGGAATTTCCAGCACTGCAGTGGCGCGAGCTGCGCTTGCAGAGGCGGGGCAGGCCCCGGCGACGTCCCAGCCGCAGAGTGGGAGGCCGGACCCAGTACGGAGTTTGACAG TGGACCCCGTCTCTTCCTGGGAGGAGGACCGCAAGTTCGTCCTGCGGGGCTGGTGTCTCGTCTTCAGCATCCTGGCGACCCTGATGGTGCTCAGTGTGTTGGATGGGCGTATGGCCTACTTGCAGGGCTCCTACACGGGCTACCTGGGCTTCTGGACTGACTGCAGGAAGCACAAGTGTGTCAGCCTGGGCCAAGTCACCG ttctCATCCACATGAGCATGGGCTTCATGATGCTGGCCCTGGTCCTGTGTCTAGTCCTCCTCCCCACCATGAGCCTCTCCTTCCGGCCAGTGTTCCGCCGCCTTAACAAGGCTGACCTTGTCTTCAGTTCCCTCAGCTTAAGCATTG GGTTCCTGATTGTCCTCAGCCTGACGCTCTTTGTAGTCAACTGTGAGACGCTGCAACCGAGGCCACAGGTATCCTACCTGATGACCACCTACCTGTGCTGGAGCGGCGGCGCCTTGATGCTGTGGGCCG CAGAGCACCCAGAGGTCCACGCTCGAACAGCCGCGGTCAGACCAAGACTCCAAGTGCACCGAGGACGTGCCCCAGTTCACTTCCCTCCCCAAGACCCTCCCCTaagcctctctaaacaatggcaCCCGAGCTTCTCAGGACACTGA
- the LOC123614568 gene encoding uncharacterized protein LOC123614568 isoform X2, with protein MRVRQFCEQHQRRAMKGKAPFRVWAGPEGEATGISSTAVARAALAEAGQAPATSQPQSGRPDPVRSLTGTGLSAMPVRMLMMTLEKSSMGVLVLVKKTMFMRMMQRQKLEVLAMRRKAQAKSILIHMSMGFMMLALVLCLVLLPTMSLSFRPVFRRLNKADLVFSSLSLSIGFLIVLSLTLFVVNCETLQPRPQVSYLMTTYLCWSGGALMLWAGALSYLNHVGMWGRGMTSMERRLSYRRWVSQQSTQRSTLEQPRSDQDSKCTEDVPQFTSLPKTLP; from the exons ATGAGGGTCAGGCAATTCTGTGAACAGCACCAAAGGCGGGCCATGAAGGGGAAGGCCCCCTTCCGGGTGTGGGCGGGGCCAGAAGGGGAAGCAACTGGAATTTCCAGCACTGCAGTGGCGCGAGCTGCGCTTGCAGAGGCGGGGCAGGCCCCGGCGACGTCCCAGCCGCAGAGTGGGAGGCCGGACCCAGTACGGAGTTTGACAG GGACAGGTCTCAGTGCCATGCCTGTCAGGATGCTGATGATGACACTGGAGAAGTCCAGCATGGGCGTGTTGGTGCTTGTGAAGAAGACGATGTTTATGAGGATGATGCAGAGGCAGAAGCTGGAAGTGCTTGCAATGAGGAGGAAGGCCCAGGCAAAGTCCA ttctCATCCACATGAGCATGGGCTTCATGATGCTGGCCCTGGTCCTGTGTCTAGTCCTCCTCCCCACCATGAGCCTCTCCTTCCGGCCAGTGTTCCGCCGCCTTAACAAGGCTGACCTTGTCTTCAGTTCCCTCAGCTTAAGCATTG GGTTCCTGATTGTCCTCAGCCTGACGCTCTTTGTAGTCAACTGTGAGACGCTGCAACCGAGGCCACAGGTATCCTACCTGATGACCACCTACCTGTGCTGGAGCGGCGGCGCCTTGATGCTGTGGGCCG gagcaCTGAGCTACTTGAACCACGTGGGCATGTGGGGCAGAGGGATGACCTCTATGGAGCGGCGGTTGAGCTATCGCCGGTGGGTCTCGCAGCAGAGCACCCAGAGGTCCACGCTCGAACAGCCGCGGTCAGACCAAGACTCCAAGTGCACCGAGGACGTGCCCCAGTTCACTTCCCTCCCCAAGACCCTCCCCTaa
- the LOC123614568 gene encoding uncharacterized protein LOC123614568 isoform X1, which yields MRVRQFCEQHQRRAMKGKAPFRVWAGPEGEATGISSTAVARAALAEAGQAPATSQPQSGRPDPVRSLTVDPVSSWEEDRKFVLRGWCLVFSILATLMVLSVLDGRMAYLQGSYTGYLGFWTDCRKHKCVSLGQVTVLIHMSMGFMMLALVLCLVLLPTMSLSFRPVFRRLNKADLVFSSLSLSIGFLIVLSLTLFVVNCETLQPRPQVSYLMTTYLCWSGGALMLWAGALSYLNHVGMWGRGMTSMERRLSYRRWVSQQSTQRSTLEQPRSDQDSKCTEDVPQFTSLPKTLP from the exons ATGAGGGTCAGGCAATTCTGTGAACAGCACCAAAGGCGGGCCATGAAGGGGAAGGCCCCCTTCCGGGTGTGGGCGGGGCCAGAAGGGGAAGCAACTGGAATTTCCAGCACTGCAGTGGCGCGAGCTGCGCTTGCAGAGGCGGGGCAGGCCCCGGCGACGTCCCAGCCGCAGAGTGGGAGGCCGGACCCAGTACGGAGTTTGACAG TGGACCCCGTCTCTTCCTGGGAGGAGGACCGCAAGTTCGTCCTGCGGGGCTGGTGTCTCGTCTTCAGCATCCTGGCGACCCTGATGGTGCTCAGTGTGTTGGATGGGCGTATGGCCTACTTGCAGGGCTCCTACACGGGCTACCTGGGCTTCTGGACTGACTGCAGGAAGCACAAGTGTGTCAGCCTGGGCCAAGTCACCG ttctCATCCACATGAGCATGGGCTTCATGATGCTGGCCCTGGTCCTGTGTCTAGTCCTCCTCCCCACCATGAGCCTCTCCTTCCGGCCAGTGTTCCGCCGCCTTAACAAGGCTGACCTTGTCTTCAGTTCCCTCAGCTTAAGCATTG GGTTCCTGATTGTCCTCAGCCTGACGCTCTTTGTAGTCAACTGTGAGACGCTGCAACCGAGGCCACAGGTATCCTACCTGATGACCACCTACCTGTGCTGGAGCGGCGGCGCCTTGATGCTGTGGGCCG gagcaCTGAGCTACTTGAACCACGTGGGCATGTGGGGCAGAGGGATGACCTCTATGGAGCGGCGGTTGAGCTATCGCCGGTGGGTCTCGCAGCAGAGCACCCAGAGGTCCACGCTCGAACAGCCGCGGTCAGACCAAGACTCCAAGTGCACCGAGGACGTGCCCCAGTTCACTTCCCTCCCCAAGACCCTCCCCTaa
- the LOC105062673 gene encoding Friend virus susceptibility protein 1 — protein sequence MAERALAPTQVGRGDRYYTYTELLAIARRFRQNPNELMITWILRVYDQGGPALSLNSGELALLGDLTSDAVFNYHCKALRGGCRTLLAWLLLAWRQRWESFLHFEATELPFRPWTTMEEGIQLVRELGMLDWIYREPPLPSEPERPAPEDVPFTQGLQRRLLTAAPSELRLSLVSLLVKGMTVLEAVMEIQTIADVGLLWRQSQPGRTKLMLGPNPTRKDLMGWLLSHGVPRERVDKQPTKVLLELYIKEAKRSRSHAAYGLEEEQPPPPPYSDQASGGDPSVPVRHD from the coding sequence ATGGCCGAGAGAGCCCTGGCGCCCACCCAGGTGGGGCGGGGCGACCGCTACTACACGTACACTGAGCTCCTGGCCATCGCGCGGCGCTTCAGGCAGAACCCCAATGAGCTCATGATCACCTGGATCCTGCGGGTGTATGACCAAGGGGGCCCAGCGCTGTCCCTGAATTCCGGGGAGCTGGCGCTGCTGGGCGACCTGACCAGTGATGCCGTCTTCAACTACCACTGCAAGGCCCTGCGGGGTGGCTGCCGAACGCTGCTGGCCTGGCTGCTGCTGGCCTGGCGCCAGCGCTGGGAGTCCTTCCTGCACTTCGAGGCCACTGAGCTGCCTTTCCGGCCCTGGACCACCATGGAGGAGGGCATCCAGCTGGTGCGCGAGCTGGGCATGCTGGACTGGATCTACCGAGAGCCACCCCTGCCCAGCGAGCCTGAGCGCCCGGCGCCCGAGGACGTGCCCTTCACGCAGGGCCTGCAGCGGCGCCTGCTGACGGCCGCTCCCTCCGAGCTGCGGCTCTCGCTGGTCAGCCTTCTGGTCAAGGGCATGACGGTGCTGGAGGCGGTGATGGAGATCCAGACCATAGCCGATGTTGGCCTGCTCTGGCGCCAGAGCCAACCTGGCCGCACCAAGCTCATGCTGGGGCCCAACCCAACGCGCAAGGACCTCATGGGCTGGCTGCTGAGCCACGGCGTGCCCAGGGAGCGGGTGGACAAGCAGCCCACCAAGGTCCTCCTGGAGCTGTACATCAAAGAGGCCAAGCGCAGCCGCAGCCATGCCGCCTAcgggctggaggaggagcagcCCCCGCCTCCCCCATACTCTGACCAGGCCAGCGGAGGGGACCCGTCAGTGCCCGTGCGCCACGACTAG
- the ACP4 gene encoding testicular acid phosphatase, which yields MAGPGFRGHPTGPLLLLLPLLLPPQALSEGPLVFVAVVFRHGDRAPLASYPTDPHKEVASTLWPRGLGQLTGEGVRQQLELGRFLRSRYEAFLSPEYQREEVYIRSTDFDRTLESAQANLAGLFPEAAPGRSEATWKPIPVHTVPVAEDKLLRFPMRSCPRYHELLREATEATEYQTALEGWTDFLTRLENFTGLSLVGEPLRRAWKVLDTLICQQAHGLPLPSWASPDVLQTLARISALDIGAHVGPPRAAEKAQLTGGVLLDAILANFSRVQRLGLPLKMVMYSAHDSTLLALQGALGLYDGHTPPYAACLGFEFRKRLGDPEDDAGNATVSLFYRNDSAGLPLTLSLPGCPAPCPLGRFRQLTAPARPPAKGIPCHGSQKPATPAATTVPLLAGAVAVLAALSVGLGLLAWRPGCLRAWGGPV from the exons ATGGCCGGGCCAGGGTTTCGGGGCCACCCCACAGGacccctcctgctgctgctgccgctgctgctgccgcccCAGGCTCTGTCGGAAGGACCCCTGGTCTTCGTGGCTGTG GTCTTCCGCCATGGCGACCGGGCCCCGCTGGCCTCTTACCCCACCGACCCGCACAAGGAGGTTGCATCCACCCTGTGGCCGCGTGGCCTGGGCCAGCTGACCGGG GAGGGGGTCCGCCAGCAGCTGGAGCTGGGCCGCTTCCTGAGGAGCCGCTATGAGGCCTTTCTGAGCCCCGAATATCAGCGGGAGGAG GTGTACATTCGCAGCACAGACTTTGACCGGACGCTGGAGAGCGCGCAGGCCAACCTCGCGGGGCTGTTCCCTGAGGCCGCCCCAGGGCGCTCGGAGGCCACCTGGAAGCCCATCCCTGTGCACACGGTGCCGGTTGCTGAGGACAAG CTGCTAAGGTTCCCCATGCGCAGCTGTCCCCGATACCATGAACTACTGAGGGAGGCCACTGAGGCCACCGAGTACCAGACCGCCCTAGAGGGCTGGACG GACTTCTTGACCCGCCTGGAGAACTTCACCGGGCTATCGCTGGTTGGGGAGCCGCTACGCAGGGCGTGGAAGGTTCTGGACACTCTGATTTGCCAG CAAGCCCATGGTCTTCCCCTTCCATCCTGGGCCTCCCCAGATGTCCTGCAGACGCTAGCCCGGATCTCAGCTTTGGATATTGGGGCCCACGTGGGCCCACCCCGGGCAGCAGAGAAGGCCCAGCTGACTGGGG GAGTCCTGCTGGATGCCATCCTTGCCAACTTCTCACGAGTCCAGCGCTTGGGGCTGCCACTCAAGATGGTGATGTATTCAGCT CACGACAGCACTCTGCTGGCCCTCCAGGGTGCCCTGGGTCTCTATGACGGGCACACACCCCCTTATGCTGCCTGCCTCGGCTTTGAGTTCCGGAAGCGCCTCGGGGACCCGGAGGACGACGCAGG gaatGCCACCGTCTCCCTTTTCTACCGAAACGACTCTGCTGGCCTGCCCTTGACCCTCAGCCTCCCCGGGtgcccagccccctgcccactaGGCCGTTTCCGCCAGCTGACAGCCCCTGCCCGGCCCCCGGCTAAGGGGATCCCCTGCCATGGCTCCCAGAAGCCTGCCACTCCTGCAG CCACCACAGTGCCCCTGCTGGCTGGGGCTGTGGCCGTGCTGGCAGCACTCAGCGTGGGGCTGGGTCTGCTGGCCTGGAGACCAGGCTGCCTGCGGGCCTGGGGGGGCCCCGTGTGA